The Candidatus Nanohalovita haloferacivicina genome has a window encoding:
- a CDS encoding helix-turn-helix transcriptional regulator: MAVPFPEAEFEILIYMMLGAFIALTFASGLYIWKLRQVLVTASNQEKEEEGKDLRIDNIGLSRRAEEVLDSVMDDSKLQSDLPDEIDVSKATISNAVSELFERDLVIKKKKANTYLVEADFDEIRKQQR; this comes from the coding sequence ATGGCTGTCCCATTCCCAGAAGCAGAGTTCGAAATTCTAATCTACATGATGCTAGGGGCCTTCATAGCGCTGACATTTGCCTCAGGCCTTTACATCTGGAAACTTCGACAGGTTCTTGTAACAGCCTCCAATCAAGAAAAAGAGGAAGAAGGAAAAGACCTACGGATAGACAATATAGGCCTTTCCAGAAGAGCTGAGGAAGTACTGGACTCGGTAATGGACGATTCAAAACTTCAGAGCGATCTGCCTGATGAAATAGATGTTTCAAAGGCCACAATCAGCAACGCAGTCTCCGAACTTTTCGAAAGAGACCTCGTAATCAAGAAGAAAAAAGCCAACACATACCTGGTTGAGGCCGACTTCGACGAGATACGAAAACAGCAGCGATAA
- a CDS encoding DUF5667 domain-containing protein: MRKTAILLLASLILIGTASAQQTTNSSENGLAPGLTPASPFYGVEMFAENLEVKLAGVIGGDDMKAKALANNAEERVSEAQTLIERNKSDKAAEAIDRYSKTLNRSVELAGKGQDEQLKQKINNISNKNVETLKEVKEKVPEQAKGAIEKAINQSEKRRQGPPSEALNKSEIPVTGRNQTGKPENTGRPNLNNGENRNPENLTQGQKPDLDNRSVEETVDKAENKASSVKDSEAPVSSDENVDKNRPEPQNNKITENNSLTDLR, translated from the coding sequence ATGAGAAAGACCGCAATCCTGCTTTTAGCATCTCTAATCCTGATCGGAACAGCCTCAGCTCAGCAAACAACAAACAGTTCTGAAAACGGATTAGCACCAGGCCTAACACCTGCCAGCCCATTCTATGGAGTAGAAATGTTTGCAGAGAACCTTGAAGTCAAACTGGCAGGAGTAATAGGCGGAGACGATATGAAAGCCAAGGCCCTGGCAAACAACGCAGAAGAACGCGTATCTGAGGCCCAAACACTTATAGAAAGAAACAAAAGCGATAAAGCAGCAGAAGCCATAGACAGATACTCAAAGACCCTGAATAGATCTGTCGAACTGGCTGGAAAAGGCCAGGACGAGCAACTAAAGCAGAAAATAAACAATATTTCAAATAAAAACGTTGAAACTCTCAAAGAAGTGAAGGAAAAAGTCCCAGAACAGGCCAAAGGCGCTATAGAAAAGGCAATAAACCAATCAGAGAAGAGAAGACAAGGCCCGCCATCAGAAGCCCTCAACAAATCGGAAATACCAGTTACAGGCCGTAACCAGACAGGCAAACCTGAAAATACCGGCAGACCTAATCTAAATAATGGAGAAAACAGGAATCCTGAGAACCTGACACAGGGCCAGAAACCTGATCTAGACAACAGATCTGTAGAAGAAACTGTGGACAAAGCAGAGAATAAGGCGTCTTCTGTCAAAGACAGCGAAGCTCCAGTTAGTTCTGACGAAAATGTAGATAAAAACAGGCCAGAACCTCAGAACAATAAAATTACAGAAAACAATTCTTTGACAGACCTGAGGTAG
- a CDS encoding DUF502 domain-containing protein — protein MSEGGEKGSSGKEHFREGKKHLEKGTQKMMQAGIKKGREGTRKLDYYRQNRSELIKSFSKRMGNPKQPAVSGLIVVLPVAVVLLVVDWLFSKISQIPGNQYFNFTDIYYINQTFKLAILLTLAAVIVTGVGRIARTERGFQLEKIIDEFFDMIPFIGSIYNMTKVTTETVMGGAEDFSRPVKIQHGGFRLTGFKTGNKTKDGRDIVFMPTAPNITSGLVLELDEEKVEDADETAEEALTRILSAGFGGKTNPEPEEDEKT, from the coding sequence ATGTCAGAAGGGGGAGAAAAAGGCAGTTCCGGCAAAGAACACTTCAGAGAGGGGAAGAAGCATCTGGAGAAAGGAACACAGAAAATGATGCAGGCCGGAATCAAGAAGGGCCGCGAAGGAACCAGAAAACTGGATTACTACAGACAGAATCGTTCAGAACTAATTAAAAGTTTCTCAAAGAGAATGGGCAACCCAAAGCAGCCAGCAGTTTCAGGCCTCATCGTAGTTCTTCCCGTAGCAGTAGTTCTCCTTGTTGTAGACTGGCTTTTCAGCAAGATAAGTCAGATACCGGGAAACCAGTACTTCAACTTTACAGATATCTACTACATCAACCAGACATTCAAACTGGCTATTTTACTGACACTAGCAGCAGTAATAGTGACAGGAGTAGGCCGCATAGCTAGAACAGAAAGAGGATTCCAGCTTGAAAAGATCATAGACGAGTTCTTCGACATGATACCGTTCATCGGAAGCATCTACAACATGACAAAAGTAACAACAGAAACAGTAATGGGCGGAGCAGAAGACTTCTCAAGACCTGTAAAGATTCAGCACGGCGGATTTAGGCTGACAGGCTTCAAAACAGGAAACAAGACAAAAGACGGCCGCGACATTGTCTTCATGCCCACAGCACCAAACATCACATCAGGCCTCGTCCTCGAACTAGATGAAGAAAAAGTAGAAGACGCTGACGAAACAGCCGAGGAGGCCTTAACACGAATATTATCAGCAGGCTTCGGCGGAAAAACCAATCCCGAACCGGAAGAAGACGAAAAAACATAA
- a CDS encoding NAD(P)-dependent malic enzyme: MVNRKEALELHSKNPGKITVEPSIEIEDKEDLAMVYTPGVAEPCKEIAEDKENAYKYTSKGNLVAVVSDGSAVLGLGDIGPEASMPVMEGKANLMKKFGEVDGFPEVINADSADDIIEHVERMAPTYGAINLEDIKAPRCFKAEEALKKSLDIPVFHDDQHGTAIVVGAAVQNALELSGRALKDSRIVISGAGASGMAVANFLLDAGAENILPLDSSGILRTDDENEYKADLAKRTLASEEQGSLEDAMAGADMFIGLSAPGIVSQEMVESMAEDPVVFALANPEPEIYPDQAKEAGAFITATGRSDFDNQVNNSIAFPGVFRGALDVKASDINEEMKIAASEAIRNFIEPEKDKILPETLDKELAMVIAEEVAEAARESGVARQ, translated from the coding sequence ATGGTTAATCGGAAAGAAGCACTGGAGTTACACAGCAAAAATCCGGGCAAAATCACTGTAGAACCTTCTATAGAGATAGAGGATAAAGAAGATCTGGCAATGGTTTATACGCCGGGTGTTGCAGAGCCCTGCAAGGAAATAGCAGAAGATAAAGAAAATGCATACAAATATACAAGCAAAGGCAATCTTGTAGCAGTAGTGAGCGATGGATCAGCAGTTCTAGGCCTTGGAGATATTGGTCCTGAGGCCTCAATGCCTGTAATGGAGGGAAAGGCCAATCTGATGAAGAAATTCGGAGAGGTCGACGGCTTTCCGGAGGTAATCAATGCTGACAGCGCGGATGATATTATAGAGCACGTCGAAAGAATGGCTCCAACCTACGGCGCTATCAATCTTGAAGATATCAAGGCGCCGAGATGCTTCAAGGCCGAAGAGGCCCTGAAAAAATCTCTTGATATCCCTGTATTCCACGATGATCAGCATGGTACAGCGATTGTCGTAGGTGCTGCAGTCCAGAATGCGCTTGAGTTGTCAGGCCGCGCCCTGAAGGATTCAAGAATTGTTATCAGTGGAGCAGGCGCTTCAGGAATGGCGGTTGCCAATTTCCTGCTTGATGCAGGTGCTGAGAATATTCTCCCTCTGGATTCCTCAGGTATTCTGAGAACAGATGATGAAAATGAGTACAAGGCCGATCTTGCAAAGAGAACCCTGGCCTCTGAAGAGCAGGGCAGTCTTGAAGATGCTATGGCGGGTGCGGACATGTTTATAGGCCTTTCAGCTCCTGGAATTGTTTCCCAGGAGATGGTCGAATCCATGGCAGAGGATCCAGTAGTATTTGCACTTGCAAATCCTGAACCAGAAATTTATCCTGACCAGGCAAAAGAGGCTGGCGCCTTCATTACTGCTACAGGCCGCTCTGACTTTGATAATCAGGTTAACAACTCTATTGCATTCCCGGGAGTTTTCAGAGGAGCTCTAGATGTTAAGGCCTCTGATATAAATGAAGAGATGAAGATTGCTGCTTCCGAAGCTATCAGGAACTTTATCGAGCCTGAGAAGGATAAGATTCTGCCTGAGACTTTGGATAAGGAGCTTGCTATGGTGATTGCTGAGGAAGTTGCCGAGGCGGCCCGTGAATCTGGTGTGGCCCGGCAGTAA
- the map gene encoding type II methionyl aminopeptidase, protein MNDEERQKYVEAGEVIQKARKHAREVATPGTNLKEIAESIEQLIRDEGLEPAFPVNLSIDEEAAHYSPGVSEDRVLKEDDVLKIDIGAHCDGYIADTALTVNPSGSEEEMIETVEEVLEEALEFLEPGVTVGEFGAFVQRQIPDDYSPIRNLTGHYLGKYTQHAGVSIPNVDNGSEHVIEEGDAVAIEPFLTDGSGKIKNGKKGNIYKLETDRNVRGRHERKLLGDIKEFQGLPFSTRWFDDFGARQKMALNKLVQADVVHSYPVLKEVEGGTVVQAEHTVLVGAGEDGENIVTTRR, encoded by the coding sequence ATGAACGATGAAGAACGCCAGAAGTACGTTGAAGCAGGAGAAGTAATTCAGAAGGCCCGGAAGCATGCTAGGGAGGTTGCAACTCCAGGAACTAACTTGAAGGAGATTGCTGAAAGTATCGAGCAGCTTATCAGAGATGAAGGCCTTGAACCTGCTTTCCCCGTAAATCTTTCGATAGATGAGGAGGCCGCACACTACTCTCCAGGAGTTTCCGAGGACAGAGTTCTGAAGGAGGACGATGTCTTGAAGATTGATATCGGTGCTCACTGCGATGGATATATTGCGGATACTGCTCTGACAGTTAATCCTTCTGGCAGCGAGGAGGAAATGATTGAAACAGTTGAAGAAGTTCTTGAAGAGGCCCTTGAGTTTTTGGAGCCTGGTGTTACTGTTGGAGAGTTCGGTGCTTTTGTTCAGAGACAGATTCCAGATGATTACTCTCCGATAAGAAACTTGACAGGCCACTATCTGGGCAAATATACTCAGCACGCAGGTGTATCCATTCCTAACGTGGATAACGGTTCTGAACATGTTATTGAGGAGGGAGATGCCGTGGCTATCGAGCCTTTCCTGACTGATGGTTCTGGAAAGATCAAGAACGGGAAAAAAGGTAATATCTACAAGCTAGAGACTGATAGAAATGTTAGAGGCCGTCATGAGAGAAAGCTTCTTGGCGATATCAAGGAGTTTCAGGGCCTCCCGTTCAGCACGAGATGGTTTGATGACTTCGGCGCCCGTCAGAAAATGGCGTTGAACAAGCTTGTACAGGCCGATGTAGTTCATTCCTATCCTGTTTTGAAAGAGGTTGAAGGAGGTACAGTGGTTCAGGCCGAGCACACGGTGCTTGTTGGTGCAGGAGAGGACGGCGAGAACATTGTTACAACTCGTCGTTAA
- a CDS encoding thioredoxin domain-containing protein translates to MTEKFTCDDCGREFDSKRGLHIHQSQKHIEEDEENHSSSEDNNNEESKKAIFNFNNRKTVYASFLIGVLLGGFLIGGLNALNTQGVDLPSVNNDSSSDRIQFASSNISDDPTLGPSDAPVRVIMVTDYGCPWCAEWMGADAIPDDAARVNGRIDNNQNYDKLKENYIDTGEIQFTVMDYPAHPNALQAHKAANCIYEQDSSLYSEFSKTLYERRTEWLGGDSGQDMPDQTFRSIAQNVGANATAMEQCVSSSGNSEVQNDVNLVRSKVDRIGTPLFFIGSEEEGYVSLSGAQSYDTMSKIIDQELQNQG, encoded by the coding sequence ATGACTGAAAAATTCACATGCGATGACTGCGGCCGAGAATTCGACTCCAAAAGAGGCCTGCACATCCATCAAAGCCAGAAACATATCGAAGAGGACGAAGAAAATCATTCCTCCTCTGAAGACAACAATAATGAAGAAAGCAAAAAGGCCATATTCAACTTTAATAATCGAAAAACTGTCTATGCCAGCTTTCTGATAGGTGTTCTTTTAGGAGGTTTCTTGATCGGAGGCCTTAACGCTCTGAACACTCAGGGAGTTGATCTTCCTTCTGTAAACAATGATTCAAGCTCTGATCGCATACAGTTCGCCAGCAGCAATATTTCCGATGATCCAACTCTCGGACCCTCTGACGCACCTGTAAGAGTCATCATGGTTACTGACTACGGATGTCCATGGTGTGCAGAATGGATGGGTGCGGACGCAATTCCTGACGATGCCGCTCGTGTAAACGGCAGAATTGACAACAATCAGAACTACGACAAGCTGAAAGAAAACTACATCGACACAGGAGAGATCCAGTTCACGGTGATGGACTATCCTGCGCACCCGAACGCTCTTCAGGCACACAAGGCCGCTAACTGCATATACGAACAGGATAGCAGTCTTTACAGCGAATTCAGCAAGACTCTGTACGAGAGAAGAACCGAATGGCTTGGAGGAGACTCAGGGCAGGACATGCCTGATCAAACCTTCCGATCAATCGCTCAGAACGTAGGAGCAAACGCAACAGCAATGGAACAATGTGTTTCCAGCTCAGGAAACTCAGAAGTTCAGAACGACGTAAATCTCGTAAGAAGCAAAGTCGACAGAATTGGAACTCCCCTCTTCTTCATCGGAAGCGAGGAGGAAGGATACGTCAGCCTCAGCGGAGCACAGTCCTACGACACCATGAGCAAAATTATCGATCAGGAACTCCAGAACCAGGGATAA